Part of the Vibrio penaeicida genome is shown below.
GAAGTTTGCCCATAATGATCCTAAAGTTAAGTTGATTATGCCCTTGTAAACTCTATATAAGACAAGGCTTTGATTTTATGGATATTGAGCTTACTTGCTCACCTATAACTTTAGCAGGACTTGCAGCCCTACACAGCTATACTGCCTCCAATATCTAGGTCTCGGTACTGGAATGACTTGGGTATAACGCTTACTATCAGATAATAGTCACAGTTTGAACTTGAGTGCGTATGAAAGCTGGTTATTTGTTCATTGGATTGCTATTGAGTGGCATTGCCCACACCAAACCACTGGATCAATATAAATTACTGAACCACATTGACTCTTATGGCAATGTAAATCTAAGAAATACCCACTACACATCTCTTCCTGACGGGATGGTGGTGAAAAAAAACCTGAACATTGCGAAAACAGCGATTGAGAAATTGCCCAAAGGTTTAGAAATTGGAGGGAGCTTAGATGCCTCAAACAGCCAGCTTTCATTTATTGCTAAAGGAACCAACATAAAAGGATATGGCAACTTTCTTGGTTCACAAATAACTACATGGAATGCTAGCGTGAAAGTGGGTGGCTACCTTAATTTTACAGATACTCCTCTTGAAACCTTACCACCTGGGTTAATTGTAACAGGTGACCTTAGCGTTATTCGCACACCTTTGAAAGAGCTTCCTCAACCCTTAACAGTAGAAGGAAATTTGTACATCGGCGGTTCTAATATAACTAAACTACCCGATGAGCTAACGGTTGATGGCAACATATACCTTGGCGGCAATCAGATTACATATTGGCCAAAGGACTTAAAGCTCGGTGGGGCCGTCGCAAGGTAGCCCTCTATCGACTTAGAACAAACGATTTATACAGAAGAATACAAAAAGGAGCGTTAGGTAATAACGCTCCTTTCTAGGTTCTTTGAATGTATAGGTGAAGAAGCTCAGAGTCTAAACTCTCAAAGGCGAGCTTTTTCGGGTATAAAGCTGAAAAAGCTAGCCTTGGTTCGCGACTGGGTTTGCGTACATTTGTTTAAGAAAATCATGCGCGCCTTCTGGTAATTCTCGTAGCTTACTGTCCAGTGAATCCTTCGCTTTTGAGTCAGCATGCTCCGCATCAGCAGCGGCGTAATAGTTGATAGGAAAGAGCTTGTAGATAGAATGAATCTGATCATCAATTTCTTGAGCCAACTCATCCGGTGTTTCAAAGTCATCTTCAATTACATTGCCGAAGCTAACATGAACACGACCTTTATACCCAACGATGCCTTGAATGATACTTTCGATATCTTCAAATTCACTTTTCTCGTAACTGCCTGACTCTGCTTTCTCAAACAATTCTTTCGCTTTGGCAATATCACACGGGTCGTTTTCGTAAGAAATCGCCACAGGTACAATTTTCAGCGTTTTTATGTATTCTGAGAAAGGCATTTTTTGCTTCCGACCTTCTACATGCAACATTTTTAGAATGGCTGGATCCGTTTTGTCATTTCCATCTTTAGCTCTCCCCTCTTTCTGAGCAATCCAGATAGAGTTATCGGTATCTAGAGAGTGTTTTATGTAAGAAGACAACTGCCCAAGCGCTTTCATCATTTCACGCGGCGCTTTTGCACTGCGTTTTACTATAAAGCTTTTATTCAGCTTCATGAGTTCAGTCGCGCACGGTTTCTTCAAAAGATTATCGCCGATAGCTATACGGACGGTCTTATGCTGATTGTTATACAACCCCCAGTTCACCAAAGCAGGATCCATCGCGATATCTCGGTGGTTTGAGATGAACAAGTATGGGGTATTCTTATCTAGCAGTTCCAAACCAGAATATGTAACACCGTCAGTCGTCACGTCGAGCGTTTTACTGAGGTATTTTTCAACTTCTAATTGAATTGCTTCAACGGAATCCAATTTAGCCCACTTGAACTTAAGGTAAACCTTAACCATTGGACTGACTATATTTTTAAACCAACTTGCATGGTTACTGAAGCGATGCTCTAAGATAGCAGAGATAAATTCTTCATCATTAATTAGGCGTTCAATGGCAGCGGGAATCTCGTCATCATTGTACGGACGAATTTCTTTATAAGGATCCGTTTTATTAGTCATCTAATCTATACGTCAATTTTAAAATCCGGCATATTCTACGCGTACTTGAGAAAACAAGCAGCTAATGAATGCGTCGTTTAATTAAGGTCAGACCAGATTATATACTAGGGTCCTTTGACCTTTCATTAAATAGAGGCTTGTTTTTTTATTTTTACGCTGGTCGCGTGTATAAGGAGTAGAGTCATAAACGTGGTATTTATTCCCTCATCGCGTTAGAAATTACCAAACTCTGACGTGATAATCTGCTAAATGTCCCAGTTTTCATTGGCATTTACACTAATAAAAGATACTCTTTTCCACAGTTAAAGTATCCGGAAACCCTTTATGAATTATGCAGTAGAGCATCAAAATACAGTTTACTCATTTCTGGTAACCACACCTCGCAAAAAACGTCTTAAGCACAGCCTAATTTATGTTGAGTCTGGGCTGGTTCTAGTGAAGCTTGGTAAGAATGAATATGCTGTAGAACAAGACAGCGCAATTTGGCTGCCTATAGATTGTTTAACGTCTGTTACTTTCGTTCCAGGTTCAACGGTTTCTCAAATCGATTTCTCTGTGCGCTTGCAAGACAAATTCCCGACTCAAGCGGGCTTCGTTTCCTTGCCACCTGTCTCTAAAGCCATATTAGAGAAGCTTTCTCAGCAAAAACTTAAAGACGAAGAAATAAACAACCTTTTGGATGTAATACGAGACGAATCAAGAACGCTAAGGCCCCTACTCGATATGTCACCACTGAGTATGCAGATATCCCAGTGGAGCGCAGATGAAGAGAGCAGTTTAAGCAAAGAATTGTTATTGGTATTGAGCCTTCGCGAAGCCAAAAAGAAAATGCAATCAGGCACGAAGAGAAACGTTGTCATTGATGAGTTTTTTGCTGGTCGAGAAGAGGAATTCGAACAACTGGCAATGCTGGTAATGGGTGAAAGCTTATAGAGGTACGCCTATAAACATCGGCGAAAGTTCATAGAATGTGAGATATAAGTAAGAAGAGAAAGAAAAGAGATAAAATAGAAAAGTGCCTTAAAAAGGCACTTCCACTTGTAACATCACGTCGCCAGGCTGTAAGTTATGCCAACGATAGTCAATTCGCATTCGCGGTTCGTTATCGTCCCTCTCACCTAAACCTAAACTGAATTTCAAACCCGTAGCTTCAAGCTTTTCAGAATAAGTCATCTCATCAAATTGGCTGTCATATTCGTCTGGCATCCAGACACCAATGCCAAAATGATTACTTTCAACACTTGAATATAGCAACGGATCACTGCCACTTTTAAGCGTCCATTCTTCCCAGTAATCGTCGTTACTCACTGGGTCGATTATAAAGTCTTTCACAGATGTGAGGCTTGAGGTAAAAGCATCAAATGAATGAGCAATCGATGCACAAACCGAATCTTGCTCTTTTTCGACCATTATAATTGAGGTTGGAGACTGAAAAGAACTACACGCAAAAGCAGGAATCGTAAAGAAGCCAAGCATACAAAGTAAATTGTAACTACGTTTGGTCATCGATGTGAGCCCTCTAAAAAATTCTTCCTATATCTTCCGATACAACGCGTGATTTCGCAAGAAATTATTGACAGATCGGGTAGTTAGAGCTGATATCGATTCATTTTGAGCCAATTTCTCACGAATTAGCGTACTTCGGACTGGAATTCTTTCAGGGCATGCCATTACTGACCAGCGCTTGGTGATCTCTTGAGAACAGTAAAACTTGGAAAAGTTGAAGAAATTATCAGGACCAATGACAAACGTTAGCTCGGCATCGGGGTAGGTTTCTTGGAGGGCATTTAAAAGTGCATACGTCGTTACACTCTCTTCTGGGCGATATAAATTCTCTTCTATTCGGCACAACTCAACGTTGGATTGAGCTATATCCGAAATAAATCCGTCTACCATCTGGCATCTTACATCGAAATCTGCCATCTCTTTTCCCCATGCATGCGCATAGCTTGGTACGAGCAAAACTTTATCGAAATGCGTTAATGATTCGATAACACTTTTATGTCCAAGAGTTGGTGGGTTGAAAGCACTACCAAAAATTGCAATATTTTTCATACATTCGTTACTGGAAGAAATTCCATCATTTGTAACACTTCAGCCCAAGTATCCGAGAAATCCATTTCGGTAACTTTTTCAGGCAAATCGGTGTTTAATAATAAAAAGATTGGGGTATGATATATCCAAGTGACCCTAAGATACAGGGCTATAGGTTTAGAGTGCCACCTTTAACTCACTTAGGTATGAAAACTCGGCAGCACAATAAGGAAACAGAATGGAACATCAAATCCGTGACGAGATGCGAGTATTGGCTTCGATCGATCCTCATTTTGAAATTCAGCGTCGCGTTGATTTTATTAAGCGTAAACTTCAAGAGTCTGGTTGTAAGTCTTTAATTTTGGGTATTAGTGGCGGTGTCGATTCCACTACATGCGGAAGACTGGCTCAACTCGCAGTAAACAAGCTTAATGAAGAGTCTGACAACGCTGGCTATCAATTTATTGCAGTACGCCTTCCCTACAGCGAGCAAAAAGACGAAGACGAAGCACAACTGGCACTGAGTTTTATACAACCTTCACATTCTGTATCCGTAAACATTCAAGCGGGTGTAGATGGCTTACATAGCGCTTCTCACATCGCACTCCGAAACACCAATTTACTCCCTCAAGACCCAGCGAAAATAGATTTCGTAAAAGGGAATGTTAAAGCACGCGCTCGAATGGTCGCACAGTACGAAATTGCAGGTTATGTCGGTGGTTTAGTTCTAGGAACCGATCACTCTGCTGAAAACATTACTGGCTTCTATACTAAATTCGGAGATGGAGCGTGCGACTTAGCACCGCTGTTTGGTTTGAGCAAACGTCAGGTTCGTGAAATTGCGGACACCTTAGGCGCGCCAGAGCTGCTTGTTCATAAGGTTCCAACAGCCGATTTAGAAGAACTTGCGCCACAGAAAGCAGATGAAGACGCTCTGAATCTCACTTACGATCAAATAGACGACTTCCTTGAAGGAAAACCTGTCTCTGAAGAGGTCACCCAAAAGCTCGTTGCGATTTACAAAGCAACTCAGCACAAACGTCAGCCTATTCCTACCATTTATGACTAAGTGTTCCAGCACAGATTAGGTTGAGTAAAACCAACCAAATTAAGTGACTTCCACCAATAAAAAACAGAGAACCTAAGTTCTCTGTTTTTTTGTTTCGTAATCGTTAAGCTTTAAGGTCTGTCGATATAGAGACGTCACCAAGAGGCGTACTACAACAAGCCAAAACAATGTCATTCGCTTTATCTTCTGGCATCGAAGCTGGCACATCTGGCGTTTCAAACTCCCCGCGAATGACTTTCACACGACACGCGCCACAAAGCCCCGCTCGGCAACTGTTCGCTATACTCATTCCAGCATCTTCAGCCTGATTCAAAAGGGGTTGTTGGTTATTCCCTTCAAACGTTTTTCCATCCACCGTCACTTTTATCTCTTTCAACGGCAATTCAACTGGCTTGGCTACGCCGAATGCTTCCTGATGATACTGACTTTCATCCAACCCCATTTTCATCAAAAGATTTTTAGATTTGGTCATAAAGCCACTAGGACCACATACGAAAACCTGCCTTGATAACAGGTCAGGTATTTTCTTTATATGGCTTAGCGACAGCCGCCCCGTCAACCCGTGCCAACTGGAATCTGGTTGCGTTAAAGAAATCACTACATGCAACCCCGGATAAATCATATTCAGCTTCTCTAGCTCTTTACGGCAAGGGATGTCTCGCTCAGTACTGCATTGATGATAAAAAACAACGTTATTAACTTGGTCGTGATCCGAAAGGTAACGAAGCATAGAGAGCATTGGAGTCACACCACTGCCTGCGGACATTAGCAGCAAGGGATGAAGCGTGTTTGTGAGGTGGAATGCGCCATCAGGCGTATCTGCCACCAGCGTGTCCCCCACTTTGAATCGATCGTGCAGCCAATTTGACACCGCACCTTCATTGATTCGTTTTACCGAAATGGCATACCTGCCAGGTCGTGTCGGACTGGAGGATAAGGTGTAGCGGCGAGAAAGTTTACCTGCTGGTGTATCAATTTCTACTGGCAGATGTTGACCAGGTAGATAGCCGGGTAAGGTGCCTTTCGCTGGTTCCATCCAAAACGTCAAAAAATCACGTGCTATGGTTTCTTTCTCCACACATGTGAGCGTTAACTTGTCTTTCGAATTATCTTTGTACTCTTCTTTAGGTTTTGCTTCTAAAACCTCCACCACATCACCGGCGCGAATGATACCTTCATTTTTAGCAACAAGATTTTGACCAAAGAACACACCTCCCCGTTTGTTTGCTCGGAAGGTGGAGAATGTCTTTAGAGGCTCTTTTGAGGTTTTAAACTCCCCAGTTTGTGTATTTACTGTCGTTAGAATGCACCTTTCACATGGCTTTACCGCTTCAAATTCGACATCACCAATTTTGATTCGCTTCCAACCGTCTTCCGCAAAAGGTTCAGTATCAGAAACCACCAAGTTGGTTCGGAATTGATCCATTGAATTGGTTTCGCCACTTCTTTTATTTAATTCCGCTAGTGATGCTTCGCTGATCACAAGGAGAGGATACCCATCAGCAAAGCTAACGTTCGTTTGGATTTTTTCTCTAACGCGGTTCGACTGCTCACCACAATAAAGCAGCTGAACTGGTATGCCCAAAATTCGACTAAACCAATCGTTCGCCACCGGAGTTGTCGACAACGCATTAAAATTGTCGTTCCAAACCTGAGCTGACATCACTTCTCTTTCTAAATCAGCGTAACGGAGCCTTAACGTCGGCATTCCTGGGTAGGTCATAACAAATCCGTCAGGTTGAAGCACAGCGTCTACTTTCACCATATTGGGGTGTTTTCTCGCCGTGACCATTGAACCATCCATCGCCGCGACCATGAACCTACGGTCGAAAGTCAGCCCTTGCTTCTCTACCCAAGCTTTTGAAAGTCGAATTCCTCCGATGGATTTAACAGGAAAAACGTTAATTTGCGATAAGTACGGTTTTGTCATTGTTATTCACTACTCTAAAAGACTTTTGTCTTTGTGATTTTCAATAATGGAAGCTGGAAGTTATTACTTGAATGCTTAGGGAGTCATAAGTGATGCTCGATTTAGGATAACGGTACAATAATGAATACGATGAATCGAGAGAAAGATTCACACTTTGTTACACCTTGACGTATCAGCTAGGAAAAGCATTTAATTATACGTTATGTAAGTTATTCACGCTTTTCAAGCTGGCTAATTCGACACAAACGTTTAAGCACAGCTAGCCGAAACATACTTAGGTTATAAATACTTCTTCGAACTAAGTCATGTGACTAGGGAAAGGTGGAACACCAAATGATGTAAAAGTACCTTTAATAGACTCGAAGGTAAAAAAGGCGTGAAAGATCACGTGTTTTTGTCTATCATCCTGTCGCCTAAACGGTTGCGTTTTTAGACTTTTCGTCGAATTCCTACTTTTAGGCTCCTGTTTTATCTTAACCTGGTGGGAGCTTTTCAATGACAACAATTACTATCACTCGTCCTGACGACTGGCACGTTCACTTACGCGATGGCGATGTTC
Proteins encoded:
- a CDS encoding 1-acyl-sn-glycerol-3-phosphate acyltransferase, with the translated sequence MTNKTDPYKEIRPYNDDEIPAAIERLINDEEFISAILEHRFSNHASWFKNIVSPMVKVYLKFKWAKLDSVEAIQLEVEKYLSKTLDVTTDGVTYSGLELLDKNTPYLFISNHRDIAMDPALVNWGLYNNQHKTVRIAIGDNLLKKPCATELMKLNKSFIVKRSAKAPREMMKALGQLSSYIKHSLDTDNSIWIAQKEGRAKDGNDKTDPAILKMLHVEGRKQKMPFSEYIKTLKIVPVAISYENDPCDIAKAKELFEKAESGSYEKSEFEDIESIIQGIVGYKGRVHVSFGNVIEDDFETPDELAQEIDDQIHSIYKLFPINYYAAADAEHADSKAKDSLDSKLRELPEGAHDFLKQMYANPVANQG
- a CDS encoding AraC family transcriptional regulator; the protein is MNYAVEHQNTVYSFLVTTPRKKRLKHSLIYVESGLVLVKLGKNEYAVEQDSAIWLPIDCLTSVTFVPGSTVSQIDFSVRLQDKFPTQAGFVSLPPVSKAILEKLSQQKLKDEEINNLLDVIRDESRTLRPLLDMSPLSMQISQWSADEESSLSKELLLVLSLREAKKKMQSGTKRNVVIDEFFAGREEEFEQLAMLVMGESL
- a CDS encoding nicotinate-nicotinamide nucleotide adenylyltransferase, with the translated sequence MKNIAIFGSAFNPPTLGHKSVIESLTHFDKVLLVPSYAHAWGKEMADFDVRCQMVDGFISDIAQSNVELCRIEENLYRPEESVTTYALLNALQETYPDAELTFVIGPDNFFNFSKFYCSQEITKRWSVMACPERIPVRSTLIREKLAQNESISALTTRSVNNFLRNHALYRKI
- the nadE gene encoding ammonia-dependent NAD(+) synthetase, which produces MEHQIRDEMRVLASIDPHFEIQRRVDFIKRKLQESGCKSLILGISGGVDSTTCGRLAQLAVNKLNEESDNAGYQFIAVRLPYSEQKDEDEAQLALSFIQPSHSVSVNIQAGVDGLHSASHIALRNTNLLPQDPAKIDFVKGNVKARARMVAQYEIAGYVGGLVLGTDHSAENITGFYTKFGDGACDLAPLFGLSKRQVREIADTLGAPELLVHKVPTADLEELAPQKADEDALNLTYDQIDDFLEGKPVSEEVTQKLVAIYKATQHKRQPIPTIYD
- a CDS encoding hybrid-cluster NAD(P)-dependent oxidoreductase yields the protein MTKPYLSQINVFPVKSIGGIRLSKAWVEKQGLTFDRRFMVAAMDGSMVTARKHPNMVKVDAVLQPDGFVMTYPGMPTLRLRYADLEREVMSAQVWNDNFNALSTTPVANDWFSRILGIPVQLLYCGEQSNRVREKIQTNVSFADGYPLLVISEASLAELNKRSGETNSMDQFRTNLVVSDTEPFAEDGWKRIKIGDVEFEAVKPCERCILTTVNTQTGEFKTSKEPLKTFSTFRANKRGGVFFGQNLVAKNEGIIRAGDVVEVLEAKPKEEYKDNSKDKLTLTCVEKETIARDFLTFWMEPAKGTLPGYLPGQHLPVEIDTPAGKLSRRYTLSSSPTRPGRYAISVKRINEGAVSNWLHDRFKVGDTLVADTPDGAFHLTNTLHPLLLMSAGSGVTPMLSMLRYLSDHDQVNNVVFYHQCSTERDIPCRKELEKLNMIYPGLHVVISLTQPDSSWHGLTGRLSLSHIKKIPDLLSRQVFVCGPSGFMTKSKNLLMKMGLDESQYHQEAFGVAKPVELPLKEIKVTVDGKTFEGNNQQPLLNQAEDAGMSIANSCRAGLCGACRVKVIRGEFETPDVPASMPEDKANDIVLACCSTPLGDVSISTDLKA